One Tachysurus fulvidraco isolate hzauxx_2018 chromosome 2, HZAU_PFXX_2.0, whole genome shotgun sequence DNA segment encodes these proteins:
- the gpc5b gene encoding glypican-5b isoform X2 — MLRETVWRVWICWILMSLGPHWRVHSAGAHSCHEVKTAFQLRQIGPLKWVPETAATDADLQICKHQGPTCCTRKMEESYHAAARRDTLQNILSYSLELKYLIIGHAAAIQDTFHSLLSFTLNHTLSLLDLAYEPIAAESRPLVSALFSDLALYLRGNDDVSVVRSVRQFFNELFPLVYRHLVNPGLASSTWSAEGTECLRATRQDLNPFGPHPQALAHGLARVLGVGRSLMQALTVGVEVLNASESAGMAKECGRAIVRMQFCSHCKGLTLIRPCQGLCLNVMRGCLAGLAELQGPWSRYIALLEGTSAALAGGHELELTLLGIRERINDAILSAQYNGPHLSAIVEKVCGPLTESDSSTQKILTQHSPTPQSPAVFNQSMSVESVSSIPSLSPTVQNKSDDLKIGHVTLKKRSLPLKPSKHDKPRSLKKISNYTGFVVGNGLQAQRQNPEIKVRGVDPVLVEAKETLERFNQDMWAETGLDDEWHKPLHIDGGSGTETSGECDDEDGCEGSGAHEEETDHVVPSFSHPSVRQGSGPSFKGAACSTHSSLLLLSLSLSLLLLSFLHSI, encoded by the exons ATGCTCCGTGAGACAGTGTGGCGAGTTTGGATCTGTTGGATATTGATGAGTTTGGGGCCTCACTGGAGAGTTCATAGTGCAGGTGCACATAGCTGCCACGAAGTTAAAACAGCTTTCCAACTGCGGCAGATTGGCCCTTTAAAATGGGTCCCAGAAACAGCAGCAACAG ATGCAGACCTCCAAATCTGCAAACACCAGGGACCGACCTGCTGCACACGCAAAATGGAGGAGAGCTACCACGCCGCTGCACGCAGAGACACACTGCAGAACATTCTCTCCTACAGCCTTGAGCTAAAGTACCTCATTATAGGCCATGCTGCAGCCATCCAAG ACACCTTCCATTCCCTTCTGTCTTTCACGCTcaaccacacactctctcttctcGACCTTGCCTATGAACCAATTGCTGCTGAGTCCCGTCCCTTAGTCTCAGCCCTTTTCTCGGACCTCGCCCTGTACCTACGTGGCAATGATGACGTCTCTGTTGTCCGCTCTGTGCGGCAATTTTTCAATGAACTATTCCCACTGGTCTATCGGCATCTTGTGAACCCAGGATTGGCATCCTCCACCTGGTCAGCAGAGGGTACAGAATGCCTCCGTGCCACAAGACAAGACCTCAACCCATTTGGCCCTCACCCACAGGCACTGGCACATGGCTTGGCACGGGTATTAGGAGTTGGTCGATCACTCATGCAGGCACTAACGGTAGGTGTTGAGGTCCTAAATGCTTCTGAATCTGCAGGCATGGCAAAAGAGTGTGGAAGGGCCATCGTAAGGATGCAGTTCTGCTCACACTGCAAGGGGCTGACACTGATCAGGCCATGTCAGGGGCTATGCCTTAATGTGATGAGGGGTTGCCTGGCAGGACTGGCAGAGCTGCAGGGGCCATGGAGCCGCTACATAGCTCTTCTAGAGGGAACAAGTGCAGCACTGGCTGGAGGGCATGAGCTGGAGCTAACTCTTCTGGGCATTCGTGAAAGGATCAACGATGCCATCCTGAGTGCCCAGTATAACGGACCACATCTCAGCGCCATT GTGGAAAAGGTGTGTGGTCCTCTCACTGAGTCTGACTCGTCCACTCAGAAAATTCTGACACAACACAGTCCAACGCCACAGAGTCCTGCAGTCTTTAACCAGAGTATGAGTGTGGAATCAGTCTCCTCTATCCCGTCCCTGAGCCCTACAGTACAAAACAAGTCTGATGATCTCAAAATTGGCCATGTTACTCTGAAGAAAAG atCCTTGCCTCTAAAACCTTCCAAACACGACAAGCCAAGAAGCCTGAAGAAGATCTCTAA TTACACAGGTTTTGTGGTGGGGAACGGCCTCCAGGCTCAAAGACAAAACCCTGAGATTAAGGTCAGAGGTGTGGACCCGGTGTTAGTTGAAGCCAAAGAGACACTGGAGAGATTTAATCAG GATATGTGGGCTGAAACTGGACTGGATGATGAGTGGCATAAGCCCTTGCATATAGATGGTGGCAGTGGAACTGAAACCAGTGGTGaatgtgatgatgaagatggatGTGAAGGTTCAGGAGCGCATGAAGAGGAAACAG ATCATGTCGTCCCCTCCTTCTCACATCCCTCTGTGAGACAAGGTTCAGGACCGTCC
- the gpc5b gene encoding glypican-5b isoform X1: protein MLRETVWRVWICWILMSLGPHWRVHSAGAHSCHEVKTAFQLRQIGPLKWVPETAATDADLQICKHQGPTCCTRKMEESYHAAARRDTLQNILSYSLELKYLIIGHAAAIQDTFHSLLSFTLNHTLSLLDLAYEPIAAESRPLVSALFSDLALYLRGNDDVSVVRSVRQFFNELFPLVYRHLVNPGLASSTWSAEGTECLRATRQDLNPFGPHPQALAHGLARVLGVGRSLMQALTVGVEVLNASESAGMAKECGRAIVRMQFCSHCKGLTLIRPCQGLCLNVMRGCLAGLAELQGPWSRYIALLEGTSAALAGGHELELTLLGIRERINDAILSAQYNGPHLSAIVEKVCGPLTESDSSTQKILTQHSPTPQSPAVFNQSMSVESVSSIPSLSPTVQNKSDDLKIGHVTLKKRSLPLKPSKHDKPRSLKKISKEFMSYIQRYKSFFSILPEVLCDAEIVLDEYTCWNGEDVVESYTGFVVGNGLQAQRQNPEIKVRGVDPVLVEAKETLERFNQDMWAETGLDDEWHKPLHIDGGSGTETSGECDDEDGCEGSGAHEEETDHVVPSFSHPSVRQGSGPSFKGAACSTHSSLLLLSLSLSLLLLSFLHSI, encoded by the exons ATGCTCCGTGAGACAGTGTGGCGAGTTTGGATCTGTTGGATATTGATGAGTTTGGGGCCTCACTGGAGAGTTCATAGTGCAGGTGCACATAGCTGCCACGAAGTTAAAACAGCTTTCCAACTGCGGCAGATTGGCCCTTTAAAATGGGTCCCAGAAACAGCAGCAACAG ATGCAGACCTCCAAATCTGCAAACACCAGGGACCGACCTGCTGCACACGCAAAATGGAGGAGAGCTACCACGCCGCTGCACGCAGAGACACACTGCAGAACATTCTCTCCTACAGCCTTGAGCTAAAGTACCTCATTATAGGCCATGCTGCAGCCATCCAAG ACACCTTCCATTCCCTTCTGTCTTTCACGCTcaaccacacactctctcttctcGACCTTGCCTATGAACCAATTGCTGCTGAGTCCCGTCCCTTAGTCTCAGCCCTTTTCTCGGACCTCGCCCTGTACCTACGTGGCAATGATGACGTCTCTGTTGTCCGCTCTGTGCGGCAATTTTTCAATGAACTATTCCCACTGGTCTATCGGCATCTTGTGAACCCAGGATTGGCATCCTCCACCTGGTCAGCAGAGGGTACAGAATGCCTCCGTGCCACAAGACAAGACCTCAACCCATTTGGCCCTCACCCACAGGCACTGGCACATGGCTTGGCACGGGTATTAGGAGTTGGTCGATCACTCATGCAGGCACTAACGGTAGGTGTTGAGGTCCTAAATGCTTCTGAATCTGCAGGCATGGCAAAAGAGTGTGGAAGGGCCATCGTAAGGATGCAGTTCTGCTCACACTGCAAGGGGCTGACACTGATCAGGCCATGTCAGGGGCTATGCCTTAATGTGATGAGGGGTTGCCTGGCAGGACTGGCAGAGCTGCAGGGGCCATGGAGCCGCTACATAGCTCTTCTAGAGGGAACAAGTGCAGCACTGGCTGGAGGGCATGAGCTGGAGCTAACTCTTCTGGGCATTCGTGAAAGGATCAACGATGCCATCCTGAGTGCCCAGTATAACGGACCACATCTCAGCGCCATT GTGGAAAAGGTGTGTGGTCCTCTCACTGAGTCTGACTCGTCCACTCAGAAAATTCTGACACAACACAGTCCAACGCCACAGAGTCCTGCAGTCTTTAACCAGAGTATGAGTGTGGAATCAGTCTCCTCTATCCCGTCCCTGAGCCCTACAGTACAAAACAAGTCTGATGATCTCAAAATTGGCCATGTTACTCTGAAGAAAAG atCCTTGCCTCTAAAACCTTCCAAACACGACAAGCCAAGAAGCCTGAAGAAGATCTCTAA GGAGTTTATGAGCTACATTCAGCGCTACAAGTCCTTCTTCTCCATATTGCCAGAGGTGCTATGTGATGCTGAGATTGTGCTGGATGAATACACCTGCTGGAATGGGGAGGACGTTGTAGAGAG TTACACAGGTTTTGTGGTGGGGAACGGCCTCCAGGCTCAAAGACAAAACCCTGAGATTAAGGTCAGAGGTGTGGACCCGGTGTTAGTTGAAGCCAAAGAGACACTGGAGAGATTTAATCAG GATATGTGGGCTGAAACTGGACTGGATGATGAGTGGCATAAGCCCTTGCATATAGATGGTGGCAGTGGAACTGAAACCAGTGGTGaatgtgatgatgaagatggatGTGAAGGTTCAGGAGCGCATGAAGAGGAAACAG ATCATGTCGTCCCCTCCTTCTCACATCCCTCTGTGAGACAAGGTTCAGGACCGTCC